In Lotus japonicus ecotype B-129 chromosome 5, LjGifu_v1.2, one genomic interval encodes:
- the LOC130718836 gene encoding provicilin-like translates to MASTEMKARFPLLLLLGILFLASVSVCYGIVSHDKEDDDRRPWWPEPEREEEKHHQRTRGSEEGEKEERERHQEPGHRERARQEGEKEEDERQPWWQPGRGEEEGEWRGSRRLEDPDERERVRERTERAKKWRRETEERDTPRRPHHRESEEEEGSSSSSSSESSRRSQRRNPFYFRSSSSRFQTRFQNEYGYVRVLQRFDERSKLFENLQNYRIFEFKAKPHTVVLPHHNDADSIVVILSGKAIITLVNPNDRESFNLERGDVLVHPAGTIAYVANHDDNENLRIAKIIIPVNRPGEFQAFYPSNTEPQESYLNGFSRNILEASFNAEYNEIERVLLRGGEQRQEQGLIVKVSRDLIQQLSRHAKSSSRKRTSSEPEPFNLRSRDPIYSNEFGKHFEINPNRNSQLRDFDIFLSSTEIREGSIFLPHYNSRSTVILVVNEGRGEFELVAQRKQQQQRRNEEDEEEEEEQPRIEAQRFRARLSPGDVVVIPAGHPVAINASSDLNFIAFGINAENNQRHFLAGGDDNVISQIEKVVKEIAFPGSAEDIERLIKNQRNSHFANAQPQQREEGGHGRRGPLSSILGAFTK, encoded by the exons ATGGCTAGTACTGAAATGAAAGCAAGGTTTCCTCTGTTACTTTTGCTGGGAATTCTCTTCCTAGCTTCAGTTTCTGTCTGTTACGGCATTGTCTCCCATGACAAGGAAGACGATGATCGACGACCATGGTGGCCTGAACCTGAAAGAGAGGAGGAAAAGCATCATCAAAGGACCAGGGGAAGTGAGGAAGGTGAAAAAGAAGAACGTGAACGACATCAGGAGCCAGGACATCGAGAAAGGGCACGCCAGGAGGGTGAGAAGGAGGAAGATGAACGACAACCATGGTGGCAACCTGGAcgtggagaagaagaaggagagtgGAGAGGCTCTCGCCGTCTTGAAGATCCTGATGAGAGGGAGAGAGTGAGGGAAAGAACAGAGCGAGCAAAGAAATGGAGGCGAGAGACAGAGGAGAGGGACACACCTCGTCGACCACACCACCGTGAgagtgaagaagaggaaggttcttcttcttcttcttcttcagagtccTCACGGAGGAGTCAACGAAGGAACCCCTTCTACTTCAGGTCTAGTTCTAGCAGGTTCCAGACTCGCTTCCAGAATGAATACGGTTACGTTCGTGTCCTCCAAAGGTTCGATGAGCGATCAAAGCTGTTTGAGAATCTCCAAAACTATCGAATTTTTGAGTTTAAGGCCAAACCCCATACCGTTGTTCTGCCTCACCACAATGATGCTGATTCCATCGTTGTCATCCTCAGtg GGAAAGCCATAATTACCTTAGTGAATCCTAATGACAGAGAGTCCTTCAACCTTGAGAGGGGTGATGTCCTGGTACACCCTGCAGGAACCATAGCTTATGTAGCTAACCATGATGATAATGAGAATCTCAGAATCGCTAAAATCATTATTCCTGTTAATAGACCTGGCGAATTTCAG GCTTTCTACCCCTCTAACACTGAACCTCAAGAATCCTACCTGAATGGATTCAGCAGGAATATACTAGAGGCTTCCTTCAAT GCTGAATACAATGAGATAGAGAGGGTTCTGTTACGAGGAGGAGAACAGAGGCAGGAACAGGGTTTGATAGTGAAAGTGTCACGGGATCTGATTCAACAACTAAGCAGACATGCAAAATCCAGCTCAAGAAAGAGAACTTCTTCTGAACCTGAGCCATTCAACTTGAGAAGCCGTGATCCAATCTATTCCAACGAGTTTGGCAAGCACTTTGAGATCAATCCAAACAGAAATTCGCAGCTCAGAGACTTTGACATCTTTCTCAGCTCAACTGAGATCAGGGAG ggATCTATTTTCCTGCCACACTACAATTCAAGGTCCACAGTGATTCTTGTGGTGAATGAAGGAAGAGGAGAGTTTGAACTTGTGGCTCAAAGGAAGCAACAACAGCAGAGgagaaatgaagaagatgaagaagaggaagaggaacaaCCTCGCATTGAGGCTCAGAGGTTCAGAGCAAGGTTGTCTCCTGGTGATGTTGTGGTGATCCCAGCAGGTCATCCAGTTGCAATAAACGCTTCCTCAGATCTCAATTTCATTGCCTTTGGTATCAATGCTGAGAACAACCAGAGGCACTTCCTTGCAG GTGGTGATGACAATGTGATAAGCCAGATAGAGAAGGTAGTGAAAGAGATTGCATTCCCTGGGTCTGCTGAAGATATTGAAAGGCTGATAAAGAATCAGAGGAACTCCCACTTTGCAAATGCTCAGCCTCAGCAAAGGGAGGAGGGAGGACATGGAAGAAGAGGCCCATTATCTTCAATTTTGGGCGCTTTTACCAAGTGA
- the LOC130718837 gene encoding provicilin-like, with product MASAKIKARLPLLLLLGILFLVSVSLATASRQREDPCREQGEDERQPWQPRREREEHGREREEEDEKESRRPSWERKERTREWRRESEERDTPRRPHRQSEEEESDRPRRPHRESKERPRRHQRESEEEEGSSSSSESSRRSQRRNPFHFRSSRFQTHFENEHGHVRVLQRFDERSKLFENLQNYRILEFKAKPQTLVLPHHNDADSIIVILSGRAILTIVNPNDRDSYNLESGDALVIPAGATAYLANRDNDENLRVVKLLIPINRPGQYQPFFPSSSETQESYLNGFSRNILEASFNAGYDEIERVLLQREEQRGEQSQEQGVIVKASQDQIQQLSRHAKSSSRKRSSSKSEPFNLRSSKPISSNKFGKLFEITPEKNQQLRDLDILLSEAQIKEGSIFLPHYHSTSTLILVVNEGRGELELVAQRRQQQRGQEEEQEEEQPRIEAQRFRARLSPGDVIVIPASHPFAVTASSDLNLLAFGINAENNQRNFLAGRDDNVISQIERPVKELAFPGSAEEIESLIKNQRNSCFASAQPQQGEEEGRSGKKDQLSSILGAFF from the exons ATGGCGAGTGCTAAAATCAAAGCGCGGCTTCCTCTGTTGCTGTTGCTGGGAATTCTTTTCCTGGTTTCTGTCTCCCTTGCCACTGCTTCCCGGCAACGGGAGGACCCCTGCCGTGAGCAAGGTGAAGATGAACGACAGCCATGGCAACCTCGCCGTGAGAGAGAGGAACATGGCCGTGAGagagaggaggaagatgaaaaaGAGTCGAGGCGACCATCATGGGAAAGAAAAGAGCGAACAAGAGAGTGGAGGCGAGAGAGTGAGGAGAGGGACACACCTCGTCGACCACACCGTCAGAGTGAAGAAGAGGAGAGTGACAGACCCCGTCGACCACACAGGGAGAGCAAGGAGAGGCCTCGTCGACACCAGCGTGAaagtgaagaagaggaaggttcatcttcttcttcggaGTCCTCACGGAGGAGCCAACGGAGGAACCCCTTCCACTTCAGGTCTAGCAGGTTCCAGACTCACTTTGAGAATGAACACGGTCACGTTCGTGTCCTCCAGAGGTTCGATGAGCGCTCTAAGCTGTTTGAGAATCTCCAAAACTATCGAATCTTGGAGTTTAAGGCCAAACCTCAAACCCTTGTTCTGCCCCACCACAATGATGCTGATTCCATCATTGTCATCCTAAGTG GGAGAGCCATACTTACCATAGTGAACCCCAACGACAGAGACTCCTACAACCTTGAGAGTGGCGACGCACTGGTAATCCCTGCAGGAGCCACTGCTTATTTGGCTAATCGTGATAATGATGAGAATCTCAGAGTGGTCAAACTCCTTATACCCATTAATAGACCTGGCCAATATCAG CCTTTCTTCCCCTCAAGTAGTGAAACTCAAGAATCCTACCTCAATGGGTTCAGCAGAAATATTCTAGAGGCTTCCTTCAAT GCTGGATATGACGAGATTGAGAGGGTTCTCTTGCAAAGAGAAGAGCAGAGAGGCGAACAGAGCCAGGAACAGGGTGTGATAGTGAAAGCGTCACAGGATCAAATTCAACAACTGAGCAGGCATGCCAAATCGAGCTCAAGAAAGAGAAGCTCTTCTAAATCTGAGCCGTTCAACTTGAGAAGCAGCAAGCCAATCTCTTCCAACAAGTTTGGTAAGCTCTTTGAGATCACTCCAGAGAAAAATCAGCAGCTCCGAGACTTGGACATCTTGCTCAGCGAAGCTCAGATCAAAGAG GGATCAATTTTCCTGCCACACTACCATTCAACCTCCACACTGATACTGGTGGTTAATGAAGGAAGAGGAGAGCTTGAACTTGTGGCTCAGAGGAGGCAGCAGCAGAGAGGACAAGAAGAAGAGCAGGAAGAGGAACAACCACGTATTGAGGCTCAGAGGTTCAGAGCAAGGTTGTCTCCTGGTGATGTTATAGTGATCCCAGCAAGTCATCCATTTGCAGTAACCGCTTCCTCGGATCTCAATTTGCTTGCCTTTGGTATCAATGCTGAGAACAACCAGAGGAACTTCCTTGCAG GCCGTGATGACAATGTGATAAGCCAGATAGAGAGGCCAGTGAAAGAGCTTGCATTCCCTGGATCTGCTGAAGAAATTGAGAGTCTGATAAAGAATCAGAGGAACTCCTGCTTTGCAAGTGCTCAGCCTCAGCAAGGGGAGGAGGAAGGACGTAGTGGAAAAAAAGACCAGCTGTCTTCAATTTTGGGTGCTTTTTTCTAA